A DNA window from Nycticebus coucang isolate mNycCou1 chromosome 1, mNycCou1.pri, whole genome shotgun sequence contains the following coding sequences:
- the MRPS36 gene encoding alpha-ketoglutarate dehydrogenase component 4 isoform X2, producing the protein MMGSKMASASRVVQVVKPHTPLIRFPDRRDNPKPNVSEALRSAGLPSHSSAISQHSKGSKSPDLLMYHGPPDTAEIIKTLPQKYRRKLVSQEEIEYIQRGGPE; encoded by the exons ATGATGGGCAGCAAGATGGCGTCTGCCAGCAGGGTCGTGCAG gtagTCAAGCCGCACACTCCATTAATACGATTTCCTGACAGAAGAGACAATCCTAAACCCAAtg tatcAGAAGCTTTGAGATCAGCAGGACTACCGTCTCACTCTTCTGCAATTTCCCAGCATTCTAAGGGAAGTAAATCACCAGATTTGCTGATGTATCACGGTCCACCAGACActgcagaaataataaaaacattacctCAGAAATACAGAAGGAAACTTGTGTCTCAAGAAGAAATTGAATATATCCAA cgTGGAGGTCCAGAGTAA
- the MRPS36 gene encoding alpha-ketoglutarate dehydrogenase component 4 isoform X1 produces the protein MMGSKMASASRVVQVVKPHTPLIRFPDRRDNPKPNGFFFLISVSEALRSAGLPSHSSAISQHSKGSKSPDLLMYHGPPDTAEIIKTLPQKYRRKLVSQEEIEYIQRGGPE, from the exons ATGATGGGCAGCAAGATGGCGTCTGCCAGCAGGGTCGTGCAG gtagTCAAGCCGCACACTCCATTAATACGATTTCCTGACAGAAGAGACAATCCTAAACCCAAtg gttttttctttttaatttcagtatcAGAAGCTTTGAGATCAGCAGGACTACCGTCTCACTCTTCTGCAATTTCCCAGCATTCTAAGGGAAGTAAATCACCAGATTTGCTGATGTATCACGGTCCACCAGACActgcagaaataataaaaacattacctCAGAAATACAGAAGGAAACTTGTGTCTCAAGAAGAAATTGAATATATCCAA cgTGGAGGTCCAGAGTAA